Proteins encoded together in one Deinococcus irradiatisoli window:
- a CDS encoding endonuclease III domain-containing protein has protein sequence MTAARPRFTRTPLSEQAPPSPALPEIARRLAERYLPTPPTPRQAAEPLDGLISTILSQQNTAPITRRQFAGLKAAYPGWEAALADGPDGIEAVLKAAGGGLSRIKADYIWNVLHQLEETRGGLSLKDTRRMNDAEVRALLQSLPGVGMKTASCVLLFDLARPAMPVDTHIWRLARRLELVPGSWNAVKVEQWFDEVLPRSWKGRYTFHVAAIRHGRETCKAQRPLCGECVLRELCPSAGIFLSEAPGR, from the coding sequence GTGACTGCCGCCCGGCCCCGTTTCACCCGCACTCCGCTGAGCGAGCAGGCGCCGCCCTCACCGGCCCTGCCCGAGATCGCCCGCCGGCTGGCCGAGCGCTACCTGCCCACCCCGCCCACGCCCCGGCAGGCCGCCGAACCGCTTGACGGCCTGATCAGCACCATCTTGTCGCAGCAGAACACCGCGCCGATCACCCGGCGGCAGTTCGCCGGCCTCAAGGCCGCCTACCCCGGGTGGGAAGCGGCCCTGGCCGATGGCCCCGACGGCATCGAGGCAGTGCTGAAGGCGGCCGGCGGCGGGCTGTCGCGAATCAAGGCCGATTACATCTGGAACGTGCTGCACCAGCTCGAGGAAACGCGCGGCGGGCTGAGCCTCAAAGACACCCGCCGGATGAACGACGCCGAGGTGCGCGCCCTGCTGCAAAGCCTGCCGGGCGTGGGCATGAAGACCGCGTCGTGCGTACTGCTGTTCGATCTGGCGCGGCCCGCCATGCCGGTGGACACCCACATCTGGCGTCTGGCCCGGCGGCTGGAACTCGTGCCGGGCAGCTGGAACGCCGTCAAGGTCGAGCAGTGGTTCGACGAGGTGCTGCCGCGCAGCTGGAAAGGGCGCTACACCTTTCACGTCGCCGCCATCCGGCACGGGCGCGAAACCTGCAAAGCGCAGCGCCCGCTGTGCGGTGAGTGCGTGCTGCGAGAACTGTGCCCCTCGGCGGGCATCTTTCTGAGCGAGGCGCCGGGCCGCTGA
- a CDS encoding ATP phosphoribosyltransferase regulatory subunit, protein MRLPEGTRDVLPPEWAWREYLRSKLSGHFAQHGYRGVDVPTLEFQDASHPQDATAFKLIDRDGSVLALRSEFTTAIGQLARRRFPQGPFPLRLQYAGRLWLRGQASELGHLREFTQVGVELIGIRSPQADAELLEVALSALAAVGVPAQLEVGHPGFVDGLLEDAGVVGPAREALHGAMDRKSGPDLSAGLAAHRLGGELGHTLHAVMDLYGGPEVLAEARALPLGERARAALDDLTAIAEAFGPQRLLFDLGMSRRYGYYSGYTFRAYVEGHAQSVLGGGRYGGRAGEWPGAGFAVGLERLTEVAARHLPPEREAVLALDEAGVRHAQALGLVAERAWTDDVAELERYARARGLKRYVRGEMFSEVGQ, encoded by the coding sequence TTGAGGCTGCCCGAAGGCACCCGCGACGTGCTGCCGCCGGAATGGGCCTGGCGCGAATACCTGCGCTCAAAACTCTCGGGCCATTTCGCCCAGCACGGCTACCGGGGCGTGGACGTGCCGACGCTCGAATTCCAGGATGCTTCCCACCCGCAGGACGCCACCGCCTTCAAACTCATCGACCGCGACGGCTCGGTGCTGGCGCTGCGCAGCGAGTTCACCACCGCCATCGGGCAGCTGGCCCGGCGCCGCTTTCCGCAGGGCCCGTTTCCGCTGAGGCTGCAGTACGCCGGACGCCTGTGGCTGCGCGGGCAGGCCAGCGAACTCGGCCACCTGCGCGAGTTTACCCAGGTGGGGGTGGAACTCATCGGCATTCGCAGCCCGCAGGCCGACGCCGAACTGCTGGAAGTGGCGCTCTCGGCGCTCGCGGCAGTGGGTGTCCCGGCCCAGCTGGAAGTCGGTCATCCCGGCTTCGTGGACGGCCTGCTCGAAGACGCGGGCGTGGTCGGTCCGGCCCGCGAAGCGTTGCACGGCGCGATGGACCGCAAGAGCGGCCCCGACCTCTCGGCGGGGCTCGCGGCGCACCGGCTCGGCGGCGAGCTGGGCCACACCCTGCACGCGGTGATGGACCTCTACGGCGGCCCCGAGGTGCTGGCCGAGGCCCGTGCCCTGCCGCTGGGCGAGCGGGCCCGCGCGGCCCTGGACGACCTGACCGCCATTGCCGAGGCGTTCGGCCCACAGCGGCTGCTTTTCGATCTGGGCATGAGTCGCCGCTACGGCTACTACAGCGGCTACACCTTCCGGGCCTACGTGGAGGGCCACGCCCAGTCGGTGCTGGGCGGCGGGCGCTACGGCGGGCGGGCCGGCGAGTGGCCGGGCGCGGGCTTCGCGGTGGGTTTGGAGCGCCTCACCGAGGTGGCCGCGCGCCACCTGCCGCCGGAACGCGAAGCGGTGCTGGCGCTCGACGAGGCCGGCGTGCGCCACGCCCAGGCGCTGGGGCTGGTGGCCGAGCGCGCCTGGACTGACGATGTGGCCGAGCTGGAGCGCTACGCCCGGGCGCGCGGCCTCAAGCGCTACGTGCGCGGCGAGATGTTCAGCGAGGTGGGCCAGTGA
- a CDS encoding OsmC family protein has product MKKTMHITWLGEQRYLGVAESGHQLLIDNSAVKVGVSPMEALLAALATCTAYDVVEVMNKRRTPLSSYRIEVEGERAESDPKRYTRITLRHLAAGPGVSETQLLRAAQLSHEKYCSVAASLNSEIVVEAVLEHQGQPA; this is encoded by the coding sequence GCGTTACCTCGGCGTGGCCGAGTCGGGCCACCAGCTTTTGATCGACAACAGCGCCGTGAAGGTCGGGGTCAGCCCGATGGAGGCCCTGCTGGCCGCGCTGGCGACCTGCACTGCCTACGACGTGGTCGAGGTGATGAACAAGCGCCGCACCCCGCTGAGCAGTTACCGCATCGAGGTCGAGGGCGAACGCGCCGAGAGTGATCCCAAGCGCTACACCCGCATCACCCTGCGCCACCTCGCCGCCGGGCCGGGTGTCAGCGAAACGCAGCTGCTGCGCGCCGCCCAACTCAGCCACGAGAAGTACTGCTCGGTGGCGGCCAGCCTCAACAGCGAGATCGTGGTGGAGGCCGTGCTGGAACACCAGGGCCAGCCCGCTTGA
- the hisG gene encoding ATP phosphoribosyltransferase: MNPAAEFSAAGLTLALPKGRIFEEAVDLLSKAGLPLYLPEKSRALRFEMGGVQVLELRNQDVPVYVDLGVADAGVVGKDVLAESGRSVYEPVDLKFSACRLSLIREVGAHGPLGRVASKYPRLTRQYLAEKGLSAEVVKLSGNIELACLTGLADAVVDLVQTGSTLVANNLEERDVVMRSTARFVVNRTALKLKRAALRPLIARLRELTE, from the coding sequence GTGAATCCGGCCGCCGAATTCAGCGCCGCCGGGCTGACCCTGGCGCTGCCCAAGGGCCGCATCTTCGAGGAAGCCGTGGACCTGCTCTCGAAGGCGGGGTTGCCGCTGTACCTGCCGGAAAAGAGCCGCGCTCTGCGGTTCGAGATGGGCGGGGTGCAGGTGCTGGAACTGCGCAACCAGGACGTGCCGGTGTACGTGGACCTGGGGGTGGCCGACGCCGGGGTGGTCGGCAAGGACGTGCTGGCCGAGAGCGGGCGCAGCGTCTACGAGCCGGTGGACCTGAAATTCAGTGCCTGCCGCCTGAGCCTGATCCGCGAGGTGGGCGCGCACGGTCCGCTGGGCCGGGTGGCCAGCAAGTATCCGCGCCTGACCCGCCAGTACCTTGCCGAGAAGGGCCTGAGCGCCGAGGTGGTCAAGCTCAGCGGCAACATCGAACTCGCCTGCCTCACCGGCCTGGCCGACGCGGTGGTCGATCTGGTGCAGACCGGCAGCACCCTGGTCGCCAACAACCTCGAGGAGCGCGACGTGGTGATGCGCTCCACCGCCCGCTTCGTGGTCAACCGCACCGCCCTGAAACTCAAGCGCGCCGCGCTACGCCCCCTGATCGCCCGGCTGCGCGAACTGACCGAATAG
- a CDS encoding TetR/AcrR family transcriptional regulator — protein MTGLLGSAPPGLLGTRERLLSEGARLFVARGYHGVSMREVALAVGVSKPALYHHYADKEALFLAILDVALDGLRGVVERARQHPTLRAQLHALIEELSASAPQQRVGLQLASELKHVSGERRSDFEQRYRAVWMGGLGELMAAAARRGELRSDLPGPLLTRALLGLLYPLVSGPPSPDPQGSARALVSIFLDGAAAR, from the coding sequence TTGACCGGCCTGCTCGGTTCGGCGCCGCCCGGCCTGCTCGGCACCCGCGAGCGCCTGCTCAGCGAGGGCGCCCGCTTGTTCGTGGCGCGCGGCTACCACGGCGTGAGCATGCGCGAGGTGGCGCTGGCGGTAGGCGTGTCCAAACCGGCGCTCTACCACCACTACGCCGACAAGGAAGCGCTTTTCCTGGCGATTCTCGACGTGGCGCTCGATGGACTGCGCGGGGTGGTGGAGCGGGCGCGGCAGCACCCGACCCTGCGCGCCCAGCTGCATGCCCTGATCGAGGAGTTGTCGGCCAGCGCGCCGCAGCAGCGGGTGGGGTTGCAGCTCGCCTCGGAACTCAAGCACGTGTCCGGCGAGCGCCGCAGCGATTTCGAGCAGCGCTACCGGGCGGTGTGGATGGGCGGTCTGGGCGAACTGATGGCGGCGGCGGCTCGGCGCGGCGAACTCAGAAGCGATCTGCCCGGTCCGCTGCTGACGCGGGCGCTGCTGGGGCTGCTCTATCCGCTGGTGAGCGGGCCGCCCAGCCCCGACCCGCAGGGCAGCGCCCGCGCGCTGGTGAGCATCTTTCTCGACGGCGCCGCCGCGCGCTGA